In the genome of Phaeodactylum tricornutum CCAP 1055/1 chromosome 18, whole genome shotgun sequence, one region contains:
- a CDS encoding predicted protein, with translation MRRIGLLSALLLLSAAFAEQGLRRKRNLLDIQVESEIHHEMISPYNELVLDDFLWGGRKLMKVDGKSKSKGTMDSFSAMALKSTKSPKSTKAGLNSPQMTTVGIGSFSPKSKKKSQKTEDCYSDVFGYLFCDSSMSFMSMSVSMSMVATPTMPTNPTTPTTPIAPLTPTAPSTPSTPTTPTAPTTPTSPTAPTAPTSPTAPTAPTSPTAPTTPTIPTVPTQAPIDGCSSLPRDEALRTLVGAITDETTLADSTSPQGQAYQWMLNTDPASLDPCTDDNVLPRYALTTFYFSSSGASWTNSSDWLSGISECAWYGVVCSSTGTVTEIALFENNLAGTLPTELEALTDMQRLDVFDNELGGPIPNILSKWPFLAFFDVEKNQLTGSPFVDAIGLFNLQSYRVSLNAFVGGTIPADLVDKFPNLVELWLSNSTMIGSIPTEIALMDNLQSIFLYGNSLTGTLPSELGQLNLERLQVQDNMFAGRIPTELFRSTNLADLRLDTNKLAGPIPSAVGALTNLIDLRLNNNVLTGTLTTEISRLSNLVFFVLQDNQLTGTFPDAFEPFQALQFVDVSGNNLTGPLPRTVFDVPVIEILYFDDNAFTGTIPGNYANASSLRDLWLNDNQLTGTIPPTRPAELASLEEFRLDGNNLVGTVPLSLCALPSSTALTADCGGPSPAVECVCCTLCVA, from the exons ATGCGTCGAATAGGTCTTCTTTCAGCGCTATTGCTGTTGAGTGCTGCGTTTGCGGAACAGGGGTTGCGTCGAAAGCGTAATTTGCTCGATATTCAAGTGGAATCGGAGATCCATCATGAGATGATTTCCCCGTACAACGAGCTTGTCCTTGATGATTTTCTTTGGGGAGGCCGCAAGCTCATGAAGGTGGATGGAAAGAGCAAATCGAAAGGTACAATGGATTCTTTCAGTGCCATGGCCCTGAAATCAACCAAGAGTCCAAAGAGCACGAAAGCTGGATTGAATTCCCCCCAAATGACGACTGTTGGAATCGGATCATTTTCGCCGAAGTCCAAGAAGAAGAGTCAGAAAACAGAAGATTGTTACAGCGACGTTTTTGGGTACTTGTTTTGCGACTCTTCTATGTCTTTCATGTCGATGTCGGTCTCAATGTCAATGGTAGCGACTCCAACAATGCCAACGAATCCGACGACGCCAACCACTCCAATAGCCCCGCTTACTCCAACAGCCCCGTCGACCCCATCAAcaccgacgacgccgacCGCTCCGACAACACCGACCTCTCCAACAGCACCGACGGCACCGACATCGCCAACAGCACCAACGGCACCGACATCGCCAACAGCACCAACGACACCGACAATTCCAACGGTCCCAACACAAGCGCCGATCGATGGGTGTAGTAGCCTCCCGCGCGATGAAGCTTTGAGGACTCTTGTTGGTGCTATTACTGACGAAACTACGCTTGCTGATTCAACCTCTCCGCAAGGACAGGCTTACCAATGGATGCTTAACACTGACCCTGCCAGTCTCGATCCTTGTACTGACGACAATGTTTTGCCTCGGTATGCTTTGACAACGTTCTACTTTTCCAGCAGTGGAGCTTCCTGGACAAACAGCTCTGATTGGCTCAGTGGCATTTCGGAGTGTGCGTGGTATGGCGTTGTATGTAGTAGCACCGGAACCGTTACGGAAATTGCTCTGT TCGAAAACAATCTTGCCGGTACTCTTCCAACCGAACTGGAGGCGCTGACTGACATGCAAAGGCTGGACGTCTTCGACAATGAGCTCGGAGGACCGATTCCAAATATTCTTTCCAAGTGGCCTTTCCTCGCATTCTTCGATGTTGAAAAGAACCAGCTCACAGGATCGCCCTTTGTGGACGCGATCGGTCTTTTTAATTTGCAGTCCTATCGTGTCTCGCTGAACGCCTTTGTAGGCGGTACGATCCCAGCTGATTTGGTTGATAAGTTCCCAAACCTGGTCGAGCTTTGGCTATCCAACAGTACTATGATTGGCAGTATCCCAACAGAGATTGCGCTTATGGACAACCTTC AATCTATATTTTTATACGGCAACTCTTTGACTGGAACTCTTCCTTCCGAACTAGGTCAACTCAATCTCGAGCGTTTGCAAGTTCAAGACAACATGTTTGCTGGAAGAATTCCCACAGAATTGTTCCGCAGCACCAACCTTGCTGATTTGCGACTTGATACGAACAAACTTGCTGGTCCTATACCTAGCGCGGTAGGCGCCTTGACCAACTTGATCGACTTGCGATTGAACAACAACGTGCTGACTGGGACACTGACCACCGAAATCTCTCGTCTTTCCAATCTCG TCTTTTTTGTCCTTCAAGACAACCAGCTCACCGGGACGTTCCCGGACGCGTTCGAGCCGTTCCAAGCCTTGCAGTTCGTCGATGTGTCCGGAAACAACCTGACCGGCCCCTTGCCGCGTACCGTGTTTGACGTTCCCGTGATTGAGATTCTGTACTTTGACGACAATGCGTTCACGGGAACAATCCCGGGCAACTACGCGAATGCCTCGAGCCTCCGCGATCTGTGGCTCAACGACAACCAACTGACGGGCACCATCCCGCCAACGCGTCCCGCTGAGCTCGCGAGTCTCGAGGAATTCCGTTTGGACGGGAACAACCTGGTCGGGACTGT
- a CDS encoding predicted protein: FIGPSSAPITQTPIVDGAPTLAPAGATDTLAPSGYNSTDAPTQSGGVTFAPSVDSSCLNGTTPESYLISRLSSITDPVLLADVATPQGQAVQFLANEDPLDPDLCTYPTLEQRYGLSTLYFATNGGIWTNNSGWLGPTPECEWLGVICNDNVVATNVTL, translated from the coding sequence TTCATTGGACCATCCTCTGCTCCCATCACTCAAACCCCCATTGTAGATGGTGCACCTACGCTGGCTCCAGCCGGTGCAACGGACACGCTGGCTCCCAGTGGTTACAATTCCACGGATGCTCCAACTCAATCAGGAGGCGTCACCTTTGCTCCGTCTGTGGACTCTTCGTGTTTGAACGGCACGACACCTGAATCGTACTTGATCTCCAGACTCAGTTCTATCACTGACCCTGTTCTTTTGGCCGATGTGGCTACACCGCAGGGTCAGGCGGTGCAGTTCTTGGCCAATGAAGATCCTTTGGACCCAGATCTCTGCACCTATCCAACACTTGAGCAGCGTTATGGCCTGAGTACATTGTACTTTGCAACAAATGGAGGCATCTGGACAAACAACTCTGGTTGGCTAGGGCCAACGCCTGAATGTGAGTGGCTTGGTGTCATTTGCAACGATAACGTGGTTGCGACGAATGTCACTCTT
- a CDS encoding predicted protein, with the protein EENNLVGSIPNEISTLPELDRLELAVNGLVSSIPSTIANLTKLVVLDLEANNLTGNPFGNGLLDLPILKQVFLSSNSFTGSIPSDIGSLTLLEEFWIAGNELMGSIPTGIGSLTELKSVFLYDNRLDGTLPSEIASLTGLTNFQIQNNVLVGILPQNGFPSLTALTTLRLDFNFFSGTTPSTIGDLIALTDLRVNNNFLTGELPASLASLTNLRFLTVNTNFLGTLPASLFDSATLRLAYLNNNQFSGRIPENFSKSPLLRDIFLNNNLLTGPVPDIAVGELFTLNEFVLQANLLTGSMPANVC; encoded by the exons GAAGAAAATAATCTCGTGGGGTCCATCCCAAACGAAATATCCACTCTGCCCGAACTGGATCGGTTGGAGCTTGCAGTGAATGGTCTTGTGTCCTCCATTCCTTCGACGATAGCCAACCTTACAAAACTCGTCGTGTTGGATTTAGAGGCGAACAATTTGACGGGAAATCCCTTTGGAAACGGACTTCTTGACTTACCAATACTCAAACAAGTTTTCTTGTCGAGCAACAGCTTTACTGGCAGCATCCCATCTGATATCGGTTCCTTGACACTTCTGGAAGAATTCTGGATTGCGGGTAATGAGCTTATGGGGAGCATTCCGACAGGCATAGGCAGCCTGACGGAACTCAAGAGTGTCTTTCTGTATGACAACCGTCTCGACGGCACTCTCCCATCAGAAATAGCATCTTTAACGGGTCTCACGAAtttccaaatccaaaacaacGTCTTGGTGGGAATTCTGCCACAGAATGGCTTCCCATCCTTAACCGCGCTAACCACGTTGCGCTTGGACTTCAACTTTTTTTCCGGAACTACTCCCTCCACTATTGGCGATCTCATAGCGCTGACGGATCTGCGCGTCAACAACAACTTTTTAACTGGAGAGCTGCCCGCCTCGCTGGCAAGCTTAACCAATCTACGATTCCTTACAGTGAATACCaattttttg GGTACTTTGCCGGCATCACTATTTGACAGTGCAACCCTTCGACTTGCTTATCTAAACAACAATCAGTTCAGTGGTCGCATTCCCGAAAACTTTTCTAAGTCGCCATTACTTCGAGATATCTTCCTGAACAACAATCTTTTGACTGGTCCTGTCCCGGATATTGCGGTTGGTGAGTTGTTTACCTTGAACGAGTTCGTTCTGCAGGCCAATTTGCTGACCGGGAGTATGCCGGCCAATGTTTGC